One genomic window of Camelina sativa cultivar DH55 chromosome 5, Cs, whole genome shotgun sequence includes the following:
- the LOC104789665 gene encoding uncharacterized protein LOC104789665 produces MELVKFQPKRPNIRAHPFSPSSVLSESGRLSYLLWDGIFRLPIAGCGGYPFPGDNYFTQRVDAANKEGISPLAKYTTAMRMLAYDMAADAVDEYIKIGGTITLECLRRFCKGNIHLYEQVYLRAPNRDDLQRILHVSEMRRFPGMIGSIDCMHWEWKNCPTAWEGTLNDINVLDCTPVFDDVEQRNTLEVNFFVNQRPYDMAYYLADGIYPSYPTFVKSIRHPQNEPDKLFAQHQEGCRKDIELAFGVLQAQFKIIREPAHLWDIADLAMIMRSCIILHNMIVEDERDTYAQHWTDYDHSEASGSSTPQPFSTEVLSAFANHVRARCQLRDLNVHHEFQADLVKHIWAKFGMFHV; encoded by the exons ATGGAGCTGGTCAAGTTTCAGCCGAAGCGCCCGAATATACGCGCTCATCCTTTTTCGCCGAGCTCGGTACTCTCGGA ATCGGGACGTCTCTCCTACCTCCTGTGGGATGGGATTTTCCGGCTCCCGATTGCCGGATGCGGCGGCTATCCTTTCCCGGGTGACAACTACTTCACCCAACGAGTTGATGCAGCCAATAAAGAAGGTATATCCCCATTAGCAAAATATACCACAGCTATGCGAATGTTAGCATATGATATGGCGGCAGACGCGGTCGATGAGTACATCAAAATCGGAGGTACTATAACATTGGAATGCTTGCGTAGATTTTGTAAAGGAAATATACATTTGTATGAGCAAGTGTATCTCAGAGCTCCAAATCGAGATGACCTCCAAAGAATTTTGCATGTCAGCGAGATGCGGAGGTTTCCGGGGATGATTGGAAGTATTGATTGCATGCACTGGGAATGGAAAAATTGTCCTACGGCGTGGGAAG GCACATTGAACGATATCAATGTTCTAGATTGTACACCAgtgtttgatgatgttgaaCAAAGAAATACTCTAGAAGTGAACTTCTTTGTGAACCAACGCCCGTATGATATGGCATACTATCTAGCTGATGGTATCTATCCTTCTTATCCAACTTTCGTCAAATCAATTCGTCATCCTCAAAATGAACCAGACAAGTTATTTGCACAACACCAAGAAGGATGTCGGAAGGACATCGAACTTGCATTTGGAGTGTTACAAGCTCAATTTAAAATCATTCGCGAACCAGCACATTTGTGGGACATAGCCGATTTAGCTATGATCATGCGGTCATGtattatattacataatatgaTTGTTGAGGATGAACGAGATACATATGCACAACATTGGACTGATTATGATCATTCTGAGGCTAGTGGTTCTAGTACACCACAACCATTCTCTACCGAGGTGCTATCTGCTTTTGCAAATCATGTGCGTGCTAGATGTCAATTACGTGATTTAAATGTCCATCATGAATTTCAAGCAGATCTAGTCAAACACATATGGGCAAAATTCGGGATGTTCCATGTTTAA